One Helianthus annuus cultivar XRQ/B chromosome 7, HanXRQr2.0-SUNRISE, whole genome shotgun sequence genomic region harbors:
- the LOC110868211 gene encoding sucrose synthase 7 has product MDFGIAASLVDALKQNRYHARRCFERFTSRGKRMVKPQELMNIIEKTIDDKLERTKVLEGSLGQILSSTQEAIVIPPYVVLGLRANPGQWAYVKVNADDVTVQSLTPSQYLKFKESIYDQEWAKDENALELDFGAFDFGTPRLILPSSIGNGLGYISKFMTSRIGGDLENAKPLLDHLLALNYHGEKLMINETIDTVSKLQKALIVADVYLSAHPKDEQYSTLEPKLKEWGFEKGWGDNAERVKETMKMLSEILQAPDPTNMELFFSRLPFIFNIVIFSIHGYFGQSDVLGLPDTGGQVVYILDQVKALEEEILLRIKQQGLNAKPRILVVSRLIPDAQGTKCNEEMEPILNTMHSHILRVPFRTLKGVVPQWVSRFDIYPYLERFSKDAATKILEVMECKPDLILGNYTDGNIVASLTAKKFGVTQGTIAHALEKTKYEDSDLNWKKFEKKYHFSCQFTADLISMNAADFIITSTCQEIVGSKQRPGQYETHAAFSMPGLCRVVSGINVFDPKFNIASPGAEQSVYFPYTETEKRLTSFHPAIKELLYNEKDNDEHMGYLADVTKPIIFSMARLDTVKNITGLTEWYGKNKRLRSLVNLVVVAGFFDPSKSKDREEMAEIKKMHQLIEKYKLKGQMRWIAAQNDRTRNGELYRCIADTKGAFVQPALYEAFGLTVIEAMNCGLPTFATNQGGPAEIVVDGVSGFHINPNNGDESSNKIADFFTKCKVDAEYWDRMSQAGLQRIYQCYTWKMYANKALNMGSMYGFWRQLNKENKQAKQRYIDILYNLQFKKLAKTIEIPDFVTPQHQEGAETKPTTSPLAEPVQKETGLLPMELTKRSQPRYIQDGSTLMSNARKPLIVLVSVLIVAYASRNLYRYFK; this is encoded by the exons ATGGATTTCGGAATAGCAGCAAGTTTGGTCGATGCATTGAAGCAAAACCGGTACCATGCCAGGAGATGCTTCGAGCG tTTTACATCACGTGGAAAAAGAATGGTGAAGCCTCAAGAATTGATGAACATCATTGAAAAAACCATTGACGACAAGCTTGAAAGAACAAAGGTTTTGGAGGGTTCCCTGGGACAAATCTTAAGTTCCACACAG GAGGCAATCGTAATTCCACCATATGTTGTTTTAGGATTGAGGGCAAATCCAGGACAATGGGCATACGTTAAGGTCAATGCTGATGACGTCACTGTTCAATCTCTTACACCTTCTCAATATTTGAAGTTCAAAGAATCCATCTACGATCAAGAATG GGCAAAAGACGAAAATGCCCTAGAACTCGATTTCGGAGCATTCGATTTTGGCACACCGCGCCTTATTCTCCCTTCATCTATCGGCAATGGACTCGGATACATTTCGAAGTTCATGACTTCAAGAATCGGTGGTGATCTAGAAAACGCAAAGCCTTTGCTTGACCATTTGCTAGCTCTAAATTATCATGGCGAG AAGCTTATGATCAATGAGACAATAGATACAGTTTCAAAGCTCCAGAAAGCATTGATTGTTGCTGATGTCTACTTATCTGCACACCCGAAAGACGAGCAATATAGTACCTTAGAGCCCAA GCTTAAAGAATGGGGATTCGAGAAAGGATGGGGAGATAACGCTGAAAGAGTTAAGGAGACGATGAAAATGCTTTCGGAGATTCTTCAAGCTCCCGATCCAACTAACATGGAATTGTTCTTTAGCAGACTTCCTTTCATATTCAACATCGTCATCTTTTCTATTCACGGTTACTTTGGACAGTCTGATGTTCTTGGATTACCGGACACCGGAGGCCAG GTTGTTTACATTCTTGATCAAGTGAAAGCACTAGAGGAAGAGATCTTGCTGAGAATAAAGCAGCAAGGACTGAATGCAAAGCCTCGGATTCTTGTG GTGAGTCGACTCATTCCCGATGCGCAAGGAACAAAGTGTAATGAAGAGATGGAACCAATCTTGAACACTATGCACTCACACATCCTTCGGGTTCCTTTTAGAACCTTGAAAGGCGTTGTCCCTCAATGGGTTTCACGGTTTGACATCTACCCATATCTCGAAAGATTCTCAAAG GATGCTGCAACTAAAATCCTAGAGGTAATGGAGTGTAAACCAGATCTTATACTTGGGAACTACACAGATGGAAACATTGTGGCATCTCTTACGGCCAAAAAGTTCGGAGTAACACAG GGAACGATTGCACACGCGTTGGAGAAGACCAAGTACGAAGATTCGGACCTTAACTGGAAAAAGTTTGAAAAAAAGTATCATTTTTCTTGTCAATTCACTGCGGATTTGATCTCGATGAATGCTGCAGATTTCATAATCACAAGCACTTGTCAAGAAATTGTGGGAAG TAAGCAAAGGCCCGGACAATATGAGACCCATGCGGCATTTAGTATGCCTGGACTATGTAGAGTTGTGTCGGGCATCAATGTATTCGATCCAAAGTTCAACATAGCTTCACCTGGTGCAGAACAATCGGTTTATTTTCCGTACACGGAGACGGAGAAACGGTTAACGTCTTTTCATCCCGCGATCAAAGAACTACTTTACAACGAAAAAGACAACGACGAGCATAT GGGATATCTGGCGGATGTAACCAAGCCGATTATATTCTCAATGGCCAGGCTAGATACGGTGAAAAACATAACAGGATTAACCGAGTGGTACGGGAAGAACAAACGGCTCAGAAGTCTTGTAAACTTGGTTGTCGTTGCGGGGTTCTTCGATCCATCAAAATCTAAAGACCGAGAAGAGATGGCGGAAATCAAGAAAATGCATCAACTAATCGAGAAATACAAACTAAAGGGTCAGATGAGATGGATAGCGGCTCAAAACGATAGGACACGCAACGGAGAATTGTATCGTTGTATTGCTGACACAAAGGGAGCCTTTGTGCAGCCCGCATTGTATGAAGCTTTCGGGCTGACGGTTATCGAAGCCATGAATTGTGGTCTCCCAACTTTTGCAACCAACCAAGGAGGGCCCGCAGAGATTGTAGTTGACGGGGTTTCTGGATTTCATATTAATCCCAATAACGGAGATGAATCAAGCAACAAGATTGCTGACTTCTTCACGAAATGCAAAGTTGACGCCGAGTATTGGGACCGGATGTCACAAGCTGGACTTCAACGTATTTACCAGTG CTACACGTGGAAGATGTATGCTAACAAAGCGTTGAACATGGGGTCGATGTACGGTTTCTGGAGGCAACTAAACAAAGAGAATAAGCAAGCGAAGCAGCGATACATCGATATCTTGTATAACTTACAATTCAAGAAGCTG GCAAAAACCATCGAAATCCCTGATTTCGTGACTCCTCAACATCAAGAAGGAGCCGAAACCAAACCAACAACGTCACCGCTTGCAGAACCAGTGCAAAAGGAAACCGGACTTCTTCCGATGGAGTTGACCAAGCGGAGTCAACCGAGATATATACAAGACGGGTCGACTCTGATGAGCAATGCAAGAAAACCACTGATTGTTCTTGTTTCTGTGTTAATAGTTGCATATGCATCTAGAAACTTGTATAGGTATTTCAAATAG
- the LOC110868212 gene encoding E3 ubiquitin-protein ligase MBR1, translating into MDIYSGKRSVGLNAAPKKKSSSAARKIASSRDEEVVQYCNRIGCSGRLNHANHPQKVTKVKENELSRAKLKSKARDGQSQTESNRGVLISKPVRREDEVESSSNTRVRKVYGQRPGLANQDGQSGSFDRGRRSNIVKKRSNEGETSSSARGRGGSSSVRTRRPADAHGNNPSPIQSTHVLTDNVDSIANVLLALERIDQEEGLSFEQFLGNSFLGGFSFYDQYRGMRLDIDNMSYEELLALEDEIGVVSTALSEEELSKCVNISVYKSLHVKDCRMRGNWCLDDTKCSICQEEFIPGDELGSMGCNHGYHAACIYQWLRLKNWCPVCKASAQP; encoded by the exons ATGGATATATATTCTGGAAAGAGATCTGTTGGCTTGAATGCTGCCCCTAAAAAGAAATCAAGTTCTGCTGCACGAAAGATTGCTAGTTCTCGAGATGAAGAAGTTGTTCAATACTGCAATAGAATTGGATGCAGTGGCAGACTTAACCACGCAAATCATCCTCAAAAAGTCACCAAGGTGAAAGAAAACGAGCTTAGTCGTGCCAAACTTAAGTCAAAAGCTCGAGATGGTCAAAGTCAAACCGAGTCAAACAGAGGTGTGTTGATTTCTAAACCAGTTAGGAGGGAAGATGAAGTGGAGTCATCGTCTAATACAAGGGTAAGGAAAGTTTATGGTCAAAGACCTGGTCTTGCAAACCAAGATGGTCAAAGTGGGTCGTTTGACCGTGGAAGGAGGAGTAATATAGTCAAAAAGAGGTCAAACGAAGGGGAAACGAGCTCATCTGCTAGAGGAAGGGGTGGTAGTTCTTCAGTAAGGACTCGAAGGCCTGCCGATGCTCACGGGAATAATCCATCTCCAATTCAATCTACTCATGTGCTTACCGATAATGTGGATTCTATTGCAAAT GTATTACTTGCACTTGAGAGGATTGATCAAGAAGAAGGGTTATCATTTGAG CAATTTTTGGGAAATTCATTTCTTGGTGGTTTCAGTTTCTATGATCAATATAGGGGCATGAGACTCGACATCGATAACATGTCCTATGAG GAACTACTAGCTCTAGAGGATGAAATCGGTGTAGTGAGCACTGCATTATCCGAAGAGGAGTTATCAAAATGCGTTAATATCAGTGTATACAAATCATTGCATGTAAAGGATTGTAGAATGAGAGGCAATTGGTGTTTGGATGACACAAAATGCAGTATTTGTCAG GAAGAATTTATACCAGGAGATGAGCTAGGAAGCATGGGATGTAACCATGGCTACCATGCTGCGTGCATTTACCAGTGGCTGCGGTTAAAGAACTGGTGCCCCGTTTGCAAGGCATCGGCTCAACCATAA